TTAATGCGGGTATCCAGCTCTGCATAGTGCAGCAGCAGCGGCGCCTGAATACGATTCACCTCTTCCGCAGGCGGTTGACGACCATAAAAAGGCACCGCGGCCGCCAGTTCGGGCCAGGCCACCGCAGCGGCATTCGCCACGCCGCCGCCATAGCAGAATCCAGTGATGCCGACCTTACCGTTGCTTTGCGGATGCTGCATCAAAAACTCAACGGCAGCAAAGAAATCGTTCATCAGCTTAGTCTGATCGACCTGCTGCTGTAGCTCCCGTCCTTTATCATCATTGCCCGGATAGCCGCCCAGCGAGCTTAATCCATCCGGCGCCAGCGCTATAAAACCCGCTTTCGCCACGCGTCGCGCCACATCTTCGATATAAGGATTCAACCCCCGGTTTTCATGCACCACCACCACTGCCGCAGTTTTCTCCTGAATGGCAGCCGGGCGCACAAAATAGCCTCTGACGGATTGATGCCCATTGGGCGAAGGATAGGTAAGATATTCTGCATGAATATCGGGATCGGTAAATTCTACCTGCTCCGCCAGCGCGTAGTTTGGGCTAAGCATCGAAAGCAGGCTGACAGCCGTCAGGCCGCCGATGGCATATTTTGCCGCCTGCGCAAGAAACTCACGCTTGCTAAGCATGCCATGTGCATAGTGATCGTAAAGCTCCAGCAACTCCTGCGGAAAATCTTCTGCGGTCAGACGTGCCATCACTATCTCCTTGCGTCGGGTTTTGCTCACAATGTAAACAGCGGCCCATAAAAAAAGAAGCGTTATTTATATTAAGGGCGTTTCGCAGACTTTGCTTACAGTGAGCTACATTTTGTTACGCTGAAAATTGCTAAATTAATACCCCTGAAAACTGTATCTAACAAAACTATAACTATCGTTACTTTCTGGGTAAGCAAATGGGCGAGACGCAAAAAACGCAATACATCGCAGATCTTATTGCGTGGATCGAAGATAACCTGACGGAAGAGCTTAATATCGATACCATCGCGCAAAAGTCAGGCTATTCAAAATGGCATATGCAGCGGCTGTTTAAAGAGATGACCGGCCAAACCGTCGCCGCCTACGCGCGTAAAAGACGCCTGACCAAATCAGCCATGGCGCTGCGCTTAACGCGCCTCTCCCTGATCGATATCGCTGTGCGTTACGGCTTCGATACTCAGCAAAATTTTACTCGCGCCTTTCGTCATCACTTTGCCCTGACGCCGCACGCTTATCGTTACGCTGATGAGCTAAATACCGCCGCCTTTCACAGCCGTTTTAATCCGCTCAGAAAGGAAGAACGCCAGCCAGAATTGGTGACGCTGCCTGAGCGCGTAATATATGGCGAAAGCCAGCAGTATCAATGTTTATATGGCGACTTTATCGAGGATAAACAGCAAATCCTGATGCATTATCTGCGTGATTTTATCCGGGAGAATAAGGGAAGCCGGGCGCGAGGTTATATCACGTTACAGTTTACGCCCTGCGCACAGCGCAAAGAATATCATACGGTTAGCCTGATGCGCGGGCTGGAACAGCGAGAGGGCGAATATTCTTTACAGGCGCAGCGAGATATTTTGCCGGGCGGTTTATGGCTGAAACTCGCCTTTCAGGCACACCCGCGTAATTTCAGTGGTTTTATTATTGAAGCCTATTATCGTCACCTGGCGCAACCCGGCCTGACGCGCCGCCCTGGCCAGGATTTTCTCACCCTCGATCTGGCCCGCTGCACCACCGAGCAGTTGGAAGGATATTTCTTTATCCCGGTTAACTACCAACTGCCTAATACGGCTCCGCTGGCTTCTTAAGAAAGGCCTGAGCAATTAACTCTGCCGCCAGGCTTTATTTATCTCTGATTAATCATCGGATATAGCACGCAAAGCATAATATTCAAGCGGAATACGTTCACTTTTTCTACGCAGGGATTGTCAATACAGGACTATTTTTGCCCAAAAATCAGCAACAGCTGCTATATAAAATGCAGTGGATGATAATTCCTGCCAAAAAAGTCCAAACTTGTAACGCTTATTCATATAAAATTTAACGCATCAGGAACATTTGGCTCACAGAAGAGCGCTATCAGGAACACTGAACACCCGTACTTTATCTGCTGGTATACAACCAGACTGGTTGTTTACTTCGGTTTATGGCAACACTCAAGAGGACTAAATTATGGGGAAAGACTCCTCATCTTCACGTGTGATACGGCTTCTCACCGTATTATTCGCTCTGCTTTGCGGCGCGTATTTACTGATTGGCGGCCTTTGGCTCTCAACAATAGGCGGCAGCTGGTACTACGTTATCAGTGGTATCGCGATGCTGGTCACCGCGTTTCTGTTATATCGTCGTCACAGCGCCGCGCTGGTGGTGTACGCCCTGCTGCTGCTGGGTACAGTTGCCTGGTCAGTATGGGAAGCCGGCTTCGACTTCTGGGCGCTGGCACCGCGTACCGACGTATGGGTAATTTTTGGTATCTGGCTGCTGCTGCCGTTCGTCTATCGTGGAATTACGCCAACGCATAGCGGCAAAGCGGGCGCTTCCCTGATGGGTTTGAGCCTGGTTGTCAGCGTTCTGGTGCTGGCGTGGGCGGTATTTAACGATCCGCAGGAAATCAACGGCACGCTGCCAACCGCAGAACAAACTGCGCCAGCTGCGGCGGACACCACTATCCCACCGGGCGACTGGCCGGCCTATGGTCGCGATCAGGCAGGTACCCGTTATTCTCCGCTGAATCAAATCAACGAGAATAATGTAAAAGATCTGCAGGTAGCCTGGACCTTCCGTACCGGCGATCTGAAAACGCCGAACGATCCGGGTGAAATCACTAATGAAGTGACGCCAATTAAAGTTCGTGACACGCTTTACCTGTGTACTGCGCACCAGATCCTGTTTGCGTTGGATGCAACAACCGGTAAAGAGAAGTGGAAGTTTGATCCAGGCTTGAAGCCGAACCCGACTTTCCAGCACATTACCTGCCGTGGCGTTTCTTATCATGAAATCCCTGCCGCTGCCGATGCTGGTACTGCCGCCCCGGCGCTGTGCGCACGTCGTATTATCCTGCCGGTGAACGATGGCCGCCTGTTTGCGCTGGATGCTGAAACCGGTAAGCGCTGCCCGGACTTTGCTAATAACGGCGAGCTGGATCTGCAGCACAAACAACCGGTAACCACCCCGGGTGCCTATGAGCCAACTTCCCCGCCGGTTATCACCGATAAAGTGATCGTTGTAGCGGGCGCGGTAACCGATAACTACTCCACACATGAAGCGTCAGGCGTTATCCGCGGCTTTGATGTCAATACCGGCGCGCTGCTGTGGGTATTCGATCCGGGCGCGAAAGATCCAAATGCCATCCCGGCAGACGGTGAAAGCTTCGTACCAAACTCACCTAACTCCTGGGCGCCGGCAGTTTATGATGCCAAACTGGATATGGTTTACCTGCCGATGGGCGTCTCCACGCCGGATATCTGGGGTGGTCACCGTACGCCGGAGCAGGAGCGTTTCGCCAACACCGTACTGGCGCTGAACGCGACTACCGGTAAGCTGGTATGGTCTTATCAGACTGTCCACCACGACCTGTGGGATATGGATCTGCCGTCCCAGCCGACGCTGGCTGACATTACCGATAAAGATGGCAACACCGTCCCGGTCATCTATGCCCCGGCGAAAACGGGTAACATTTTTGTTCTCGATCGCCGCAACGGCAAACTGGTCGTGCCGGCACCGGAAACTCCGGTTCCGCAAGGTCCGGCAAAAGGCGATCGCCTGTCGCCGACCCAGCCTTACTCTGAGCTGACGTTCCGTCCGAAAGAGCACCTGACGGGTAAAGATATGTGGGGCGCCACCATGTTCGATCAGCTGGTGTGCCGCGTTATCTTCCATCGTCTGCGCTATGAAGGTCCGTTCACGCCGCCGTCTGAGCAGGGCACCCTGGTATTCCCGGGCAACCTCGGCATGTTTGAATGGGGCGGTATCGCCGTTGATACTCACCGTCAGATCGCGATTGCTAACCCGATGGCGCTGCCGTTCGTCTCTAAGCTGATTCCGCGTGGTCCGGGTAACCCGATGGAGCCGCCGAAAGACGCTGCGGGCGGTTCCGGTACTGAAACCGGTATTCAGCCGCAGTATGGCGTACCGTTCGGTGTGGAACTGAACCCGTTCCTTTCTCCGATTGGCCTGCCGTGCAAACAGCCAGCCTGGGGCTATATCTCCGCGCTGGATCTGAAAACCAACGAAGTGGTATGGAAAAAACGTATTGGTACCGTTCGCGATAGCGCGCCGGTTCCTCTGCCGTTCAAAATGGGTATGCCGATGTTGGGCGGCCCGGTAACGACGGCAGGTCACGTATTCTTTATCGCAGCGACGGCGGATAACTACCTGCGCGCTTTCAGCACCAATACTGGTGAGAAGCTGTGGGAAGGCCGTCTGCCAGCGGGTGGTCAGGCAACGCCGATGACCTATGAAGCAAACGGTAAGCAGTATGTGGTAATTGCTGCCGGTGGTCACGGTTCTTTCGGCACCAAACTGGGCGATTACATCATTGCCTATGCGTTGCCGGATCAGAAATAATCTGACCCGCAACGCTGACAAAACCCCGGCCTGGCGCCGGGGTTTTTTTATGTCTGACAGAAAACTTCGGGCATCACCGTAAGATAACGCCGCGACGGGCTCAGGCTTTTCTTCCTGCCCTGCGCAGACGATAAAGGTTATACAGCGCGCCTGCCGCCATCATCGCAGCGGTAGCAAGAAATACCACTCGCATACCCAGCCAGCCGCCGACGATGCCGCCAAACAGCGGCCCGCAGACCTGCCCGACATACTGCGCGGAGGTGGACCAACCCAACGCCCTACCCACCTGCTCATGAGCGACATGATGCCGTATCAAGCTGCCGATACAGGGCAACAGGCCGCCCAACGCTATCCCCATCAAAAAACGCAGCGCCACCAGCTGCCAGGCGCTGTTTATAAACGCCTGCGGGATCAGTAATAACGCGGCGGCGGAGAGACCGCCAATTAATACCGTCCAGTGGCCTATTCGATCGGCCAGCCGCCCTAACCAGGCCGCTGAGATAATGCTGCCCAACGCCGCCGCCGACATCACTATGCCCGCCACCAGCGTGATACGCTGCGCCTGATGAACAAACTGCGCGACATAAAGCGTGACGATTGGCTCTACGGACATATTGGCGAAGATCAGCAGCATACCGGTCAGCAGCATCAGCGGCAGGATCCCTCTACGCAGGTTTAGCCCGCCAGAAGAGGGCGATCGTGACGCCATAGCCGGTCGCG
This Mixta hanseatica DNA region includes the following protein-coding sequences:
- the yghX gene encoding YghX family hydrolase produces the protein MARLTAEDFPQELLELYDHYAHGMLSKREFLAQAAKYAIGGLTAVSLLSMLSPNYALAEQVEFTDPDIHAEYLTYPSPNGHQSVRGYFVRPAAIQEKTAAVVVVHENRGLNPYIEDVARRVAKAGFIALAPDGLSSLGGYPGNDDKGRELQQQVDQTKLMNDFFAAVEFLMQHPQSNGKVGITGFCYGGGVANAAAVAWPELAAAVPFYGRQPPAEEVNRIQAPLLLHYAELDTRINEGWPAYEAALKAAGKKYEAWIYPGVNHGFHNDSTPRYDRKAAELAWERTIAWFRRYLA
- a CDS encoding helix-turn-helix domain-containing protein, with protein sequence MGETQKTQYIADLIAWIEDNLTEELNIDTIAQKSGYSKWHMQRLFKEMTGQTVAAYARKRRLTKSAMALRLTRLSLIDIAVRYGFDTQQNFTRAFRHHFALTPHAYRYADELNTAAFHSRFNPLRKEERQPELVTLPERVIYGESQQYQCLYGDFIEDKQQILMHYLRDFIRENKGSRARGYITLQFTPCAQRKEYHTVSLMRGLEQREGEYSLQAQRDILPGGLWLKLAFQAHPRNFSGFIIEAYYRHLAQPGLTRRPGQDFLTLDLARCTTEQLEGYFFIPVNYQLPNTAPLAS
- a CDS encoding glucose/quinate/shikimate family membrane-bound PQQ-dependent dehydrogenase, with amino-acid sequence MGKDSSSSRVIRLLTVLFALLCGAYLLIGGLWLSTIGGSWYYVISGIAMLVTAFLLYRRHSAALVVYALLLLGTVAWSVWEAGFDFWALAPRTDVWVIFGIWLLLPFVYRGITPTHSGKAGASLMGLSLVVSVLVLAWAVFNDPQEINGTLPTAEQTAPAAADTTIPPGDWPAYGRDQAGTRYSPLNQINENNVKDLQVAWTFRTGDLKTPNDPGEITNEVTPIKVRDTLYLCTAHQILFALDATTGKEKWKFDPGLKPNPTFQHITCRGVSYHEIPAAADAGTAAPALCARRIILPVNDGRLFALDAETGKRCPDFANNGELDLQHKQPVTTPGAYEPTSPPVITDKVIVVAGAVTDNYSTHEASGVIRGFDVNTGALLWVFDPGAKDPNAIPADGESFVPNSPNSWAPAVYDAKLDMVYLPMGVSTPDIWGGHRTPEQERFANTVLALNATTGKLVWSYQTVHHDLWDMDLPSQPTLADITDKDGNTVPVIYAPAKTGNIFVLDRRNGKLVVPAPETPVPQGPAKGDRLSPTQPYSELTFRPKEHLTGKDMWGATMFDQLVCRVIFHRLRYEGPFTPPSEQGTLVFPGNLGMFEWGGIAVDTHRQIAIANPMALPFVSKLIPRGPGNPMEPPKDAAGGSGTETGIQPQYGVPFGVELNPFLSPIGLPCKQPAWGYISALDLKTNEVVWKKRIGTVRDSAPVPLPFKMGMPMLGGPVTTAGHVFFIAATADNYLRAFSTNTGEKLWEGRLPAGGQATPMTYEANGKQYVVIAAGGHGSFGTKLGDYIIAYALPDQK
- a CDS encoding MFS transporter, with amino-acid sequence MSGSQRSETDPAQYWRRNLWVCMAGSFTTLVAMTLLLPFLPLYVAELGVSDPAAIARWSGLAYGATFFTAALTAPLWGRLADRYGRKLMLIRASLGMAVAMALIGMAHAPWQLVALRLLAGLLGGYASGSTILIASQTPKAHTGWALGMLSSGIMAGNVAGPLIGGFLPPLIGIRATFWLAGAVIFLAFIATSLLLKEAPRPAMASRSPSSGGLNLRRGILPLMLLTGMLLIFANMSVEPIVTLYVAQFVHQAQRITLVAGIVMSAAALGSIISAAWLGRLADRIGHWTVLIGGLSAAALLLIPQAFINSAWQLVALRFLMGIALGGLLPCIGSLIRHHVAHEQVGRALGWSTSAQYVGQVCGPLFGGIVGGWLGMRVVFLATAAMMAAGALYNLYRLRRAGRKA